The Panicum hallii strain FIL2 chromosome 9, PHallii_v3.1, whole genome shotgun sequence genome has a window encoding:
- the LOC112877403 gene encoding uncharacterized protein LOC112877403 translates to MSRYHLKQYEKEHMKMAMLKQEETFRQQVQELHRLYRVQKLLMTDAANAAAMPAATRCDLEDERRAAENHAGSSKSWDDAYPEQGKATTPQLALQESELELTLSLGCFGTAGKKAAAKKETSSSVDSRTSISSSSTESGSPDRRLVLPAPSLIGSAAAIRPGAGSVGQRLEQDGLQQPPWLHKCLNLAR, encoded by the exons ATGTCAAGATATCATCTGAAGCAGTACGAGAAGGAGCACATGAAGATGgccatgctgaagcaggaagaGACATTCAGGCAGCAG GTTCAAGAACTGCACCGGCTGTACCGGGTCCAGAAGCTACTGATGACCGACGCGGCGAACGCAGCAGCAATGCCCGCGGCCACCCGCTGCGACCTCGAGGACGAGAGGCGCGCCGCGGAGAACCACGCCGGCTCGAGCAAGTCGTGGGACGACGCCTACCCGGAGCAGGGGAAGGCCACCACTCCCCAGCTCGCCCTCCAAGAAAGCGAGCTCGAGCTGACGCTGTCTCTAGGGTGCTTCGGGACGGCCGGGAAGAAGGCGGCGGCCAAGAAGGAGACGTCGTCGAGCGTGGATTCCAGGACGAGCATTTCGTCGTCGTCGACGGAGTCCGGCAGCCCGGACCGCAGGCTCGTCCTGCCTGCTCCGTCTCTGATCGGATCCGCGGCGGCCATCAGGCCTGGTGCTGGTAGCGTGGGGCAGCGCCTGGAGCAGGACGGGCTGCAGCAGCCTCCTTGGCTCCACAAGTGTCTGAATCTGGCACGATAG